A stretch of Schaalia odontolytica DNA encodes these proteins:
- a CDS encoding tetratricopeptide repeat protein, giving the protein MTTPDPRPASEATPMPADSHGAVDLSARSSAPAPEESAAPAAGEGLHIPLITTTDEENFQDVMSTSQAVPVIMIMWSPRSLESKPALAMLEEIAREQAGKFQLVEVDIDKAPAIAQAFQIQGVPTVVALVGGRPVPLFQGAAAKEQVLPIVTQVLDAAAQMGVTARIAVAAEDTVAPTPPEHEAPLAAEAAGNLDEAIAGWEKVIELNPRDEDAKSHLSRVRLAARSAQADATDPAARADTLFAAGDAAGAFDVLLDLLAASTDAEERDALRLRLLDLFRVAGSTPEVSKARTRLAMLLM; this is encoded by the coding sequence ATGACTACGCCTGACCCTCGTCCCGCATCCGAGGCGACGCCTATGCCCGCAGACTCGCACGGAGCCGTCGACCTGTCGGCACGTTCGAGCGCACCCGCTCCCGAGGAGTCCGCCGCTCCCGCAGCGGGGGAGGGCTTGCACATCCCGCTGATCACCACCACGGACGAGGAGAACTTCCAGGACGTCATGTCCACCTCCCAGGCCGTGCCGGTCATCATGATCATGTGGTCGCCGCGTTCGCTCGAGTCCAAGCCTGCACTGGCCATGCTCGAGGAGATCGCGCGCGAGCAGGCGGGCAAGTTCCAGCTGGTCGAGGTCGACATCGACAAGGCGCCCGCGATCGCTCAGGCGTTCCAGATCCAGGGTGTGCCCACGGTCGTCGCTCTCGTTGGCGGGCGTCCCGTTCCGCTCTTCCAGGGCGCGGCTGCCAAGGAACAGGTGCTTCCCATCGTCACGCAGGTGCTCGATGCCGCCGCGCAGATGGGCGTCACGGCGCGCATCGCCGTGGCCGCCGAGGATACCGTCGCCCCGACCCCGCCCGAGCACGAGGCGCCCCTGGCCGCCGAGGCCGCCGGGAACCTCGACGAGGCCATCGCCGGCTGGGAGAAGGTCATCGAGCTGAATCCGCGCGACGAAGACGCGAAGTCTCACCTGTCCCGCGTGCGACTGGCGGCCCGTAGCGCGCAGGCCGACGCTACCGATCCCGCCGCACGTGCGGACACGCTGTTCGCTGCGGGCGACGCCGCTGGAGCCTTTGACGTGCTGCTTGACCTGCTCGCCGCCTCCACGGACGCTGAGGAGCGCGACGCGCTGCGCCTGCGTCTCCTTGACCTCTTCCGGGTCGCAGGCTCGACCCCCGAGGTCTCCAAGGCGCGTACGCGCCTGGCGATGCTCCTCATGTGA
- the glgB gene encoding 1,4-alpha-glucan branching protein GlgB: MSFELTPIPVNDDILDAVASGSYYSPHSVLGAHLGDDGVTIRVVAHLADAVDIITPTGAYAATHERGGIWVAALPGKEITAYRVSVTYGEDTIVRDDPYRYLPTLGEMDTYLISEGRHENLWNVLGAHVKTYTDELGETTGTAFAVWAPNARAVRVVGEFNYWDGTQTSMRSLGSSGVWEIFVPEVGVGARYKFEIQGPGGNWFQKADPMARATEIPPATASVVTDYFHEWTDQEWMSARKDRNVHNGPMSIYEVHAGSWRQGLGYRELADELVPYVKQMGFTHVEFMPLAEHPFGGSWGYQVTSYYAPSSRYGTPDDFRYLVDAFHREGIGVILDWVPAHFPKDDFALARFDGTPLYEDPDPLRGEHPDWGTYVFNFGRREVRNFLVANALYWLEDFHIDGLRVDAVASMLYLDYSRKDGQWRPNQYGGRENLEAIEFIQEANATAYRRHPGIVMIAEESTAWPGVTAPTSGGGLGYGMKWNMGWMNDTLRYLSEDPVNRRWHHGELTFSLVYAFSENYVLPLSHDEVVHGKGSLISKMPGDKWQRLAGLRSLYAYQWSHPGKQLIFMGQEIGQEQEWNESYSLDWWLLDQEGHAGVAALVERLNKIYASSPAMWDDDYTGFEWIDASDGDHNLISYLRKGSDDEGNREVVVCISNFAGNPHEGYRVGLPFGGEWVEILNTDSEEFGGSGVVNVGTIIAEDTPWNGRPVSASLRVPPLGAVWLVPASQVR; the protein is encoded by the coding sequence ATGAGCTTCGAACTTACGCCGATCCCGGTCAATGACGACATTCTCGACGCCGTTGCCTCAGGCTCCTACTACTCGCCCCACTCTGTGCTGGGCGCGCACCTCGGTGACGACGGTGTCACCATCCGAGTCGTCGCGCACCTGGCCGACGCGGTCGACATCATCACCCCCACCGGCGCCTACGCTGCCACGCACGAGCGCGGCGGCATCTGGGTTGCGGCCCTGCCCGGCAAGGAGATCACCGCCTACCGCGTGTCCGTCACCTACGGCGAGGACACGATCGTGCGCGACGATCCCTACCGGTACCTGCCCACCCTGGGCGAGATGGACACCTACCTCATCTCTGAGGGCCGCCACGAGAACCTCTGGAACGTTCTCGGCGCGCACGTGAAGACCTACACTGACGAGCTGGGCGAGACCACCGGTACCGCCTTCGCCGTGTGGGCCCCCAACGCCCGCGCCGTGCGCGTCGTCGGCGAATTCAACTACTGGGACGGCACCCAGACCTCCATGCGTTCGCTGGGTTCGTCCGGCGTGTGGGAGATCTTCGTCCCCGAGGTCGGCGTCGGCGCCCGCTACAAGTTCGAGATCCAGGGCCCCGGCGGCAACTGGTTCCAGAAGGCCGACCCGATGGCTCGCGCCACCGAGATTCCCCCGGCCACGGCCTCGGTCGTCACCGACTACTTCCACGAGTGGACCGACCAGGAGTGGATGTCCGCCCGCAAGGACCGCAACGTCCACAACGGCCCGATGTCCATCTACGAGGTCCACGCGGGCTCCTGGCGTCAGGGCCTGGGCTACCGCGAGCTGGCCGACGAGCTGGTCCCCTACGTCAAGCAGATGGGCTTCACGCACGTGGAGTTCATGCCGCTGGCCGAGCACCCCTTCGGTGGCTCGTGGGGCTACCAGGTGACCTCCTACTACGCGCCCTCCTCGCGCTACGGTACCCCGGACGACTTCCGCTACCTGGTGGACGCCTTCCACCGCGAGGGCATCGGCGTCATCCTGGACTGGGTCCCCGCCCACTTCCCCAAGGACGACTTCGCGCTGGCCCGCTTCGACGGCACCCCGCTGTACGAGGATCCGGACCCGCTGCGCGGCGAGCATCCCGACTGGGGCACCTACGTCTTCAACTTCGGCCGCCGCGAGGTGCGTAACTTCCTGGTCGCCAACGCCCTGTACTGGCTCGAGGACTTCCATATCGACGGCCTGCGCGTCGACGCCGTGGCCTCGATGCTGTACCTGGACTACTCGCGCAAGGACGGCCAGTGGCGTCCCAACCAGTACGGTGGCCGCGAGAACCTGGAGGCCATCGAGTTCATCCAGGAAGCCAACGCGACCGCGTACCGTCGTCACCCCGGCATCGTCATGATCGCCGAGGAGTCCACGGCATGGCCCGGCGTGACCGCCCCGACGTCCGGCGGCGGCCTCGGCTACGGCATGAAGTGGAACATGGGCTGGATGAACGACACCCTGCGCTACCTGAGCGAGGATCCGGTCAACCGCCGCTGGCACCACGGCGAACTCACCTTCTCGCTGGTCTACGCCTTCTCCGAGAACTACGTGCTGCCGCTCTCGCACGACGAGGTCGTGCACGGCAAGGGCTCGCTGATTTCGAAGATGCCCGGCGACAAGTGGCAGCGCCTGGCGGGCCTGCGCTCCCTGTACGCCTACCAGTGGAGTCACCCGGGCAAGCAGCTCATCTTCATGGGCCAGGAGATCGGCCAGGAGCAGGAGTGGAACGAGTCCTACTCCCTCGACTGGTGGCTGCTGGATCAGGAGGGGCATGCAGGCGTCGCCGCGCTGGTGGAGCGCCTCAACAAGATCTACGCCTCCTCCCCCGCCATGTGGGACGACGACTACACGGGCTTCGAGTGGATCGATGCCTCGGACGGCGACCACAACCTGATCTCCTACCTGCGTAAGGGATCGGACGATGAGGGCAACCGCGAGGTCGTCGTGTGCATCTCGAACTTCGCCGGCAACCCGCACGAGGGCTACCGCGTGGGCCTGCCCTTCGGCGGCGAGTGGGTCGAGATCCTGAACACGGACTCCGAGGAGTTCGGCGGCTCGGGCGTCGTCAACGTCGGTACGATCATCGCCGAGGACACCCCGTGGAACGGCCGCCCGGTCTCCGCGTCGCTGCGCGTGCCGCCGCTGGGCGCCGTGTGGCTGGTGCCCGCCTCGCAGGTGCGCTGA
- a CDS encoding maltotransferase domain-containing protein: MSEKLLPRIPIIEVFPVIEDGTLPAKAAEGEPFPIRATVFREGHDAFAAEAILLRPDGGEYSRTRMVDIAPGLDRYEAWVATDAPGAWSFRVDSWSDPYATWRHDATVKVGAGVDVELMLEEGALLMERAAEGTAYGNPSQKRPPASDIDVLTDAARRLRDTSHSAQQRLSAGISSRVRLIFRDHPLRDLLDSSRVYPLDVARTKALAGAWYEIFPRSAGAFQRPDGTWVSGTLTGAAEDLPRIAGMGFDVVYLTPIHPIGTTHRKGKNNSLEAAPGDPGSPYGIGSPEGGHDAIHPELGDFADFDRFVERARGLGLEVALDLALQCSPDHPWVKDHPEWFTTRADGTIAYAENPPKKYQDIYPLNFDNDPEGIYQAVRDVIELWINHGVTIFRVDNPHTKPIPFWERLLADIKAQYPGTLFLAEAFTRPAMMRTLGAIGFDQSYTYFAWRTEKEEIEEYLREISEETAHLMRPAFWPTTHDILTPQMWDGGTAIFAIRAMLAALGAPTWGIYSGYEFVENEPRGTYQEPNNNEKYEFRPRRWEDAEPIGISRLFTLLNAARAKHPALRQLHQIRIHPTSSDRLIAFSRQMPGKFTSDGKPDTVICVISLDPHNGVDASVELDLEAMGLATPGGHITVVDELDGRSYVWGSSNWVSLSPVTRLGHVFKVEPAHSSPWAQA, translated from the coding sequence GTGAGCGAGAAACTGTTGCCCCGTATCCCGATCATCGAAGTGTTCCCCGTCATCGAAGACGGCACGCTTCCCGCCAAGGCGGCCGAAGGCGAGCCTTTCCCCATTCGTGCGACTGTCTTCCGCGAAGGACACGACGCATTCGCCGCCGAGGCCATCCTGCTGCGCCCGGACGGGGGTGAATACTCCCGCACGCGCATGGTGGACATCGCCCCCGGTCTCGACCGGTACGAGGCCTGGGTGGCCACCGACGCCCCCGGCGCGTGGTCCTTCCGCGTGGACTCCTGGTCGGATCCCTACGCGACGTGGCGCCACGACGCGACCGTCAAGGTCGGCGCCGGCGTCGACGTCGAGCTCATGCTCGAGGAAGGCGCCCTCCTCATGGAGCGCGCGGCCGAAGGCACCGCCTACGGCAACCCCTCCCAGAAGCGCCCCCCGGCCTCGGACATTGACGTCCTGACCGACGCGGCGCGCCGCCTGCGCGACACCAGCCATTCCGCCCAGCAGCGCCTCTCCGCTGGCATCTCCTCGCGCGTGCGCCTGATCTTCCGCGACCACCCGCTGCGCGACCTGCTGGACTCCTCCCGCGTCTACCCGCTCGACGTGGCCCGCACGAAGGCCCTGGCGGGCGCCTGGTACGAGATCTTCCCGCGCTCGGCGGGCGCTTTCCAGCGCCCCGACGGCACGTGGGTCTCTGGCACTCTCACGGGCGCGGCGGAGGACCTGCCGCGCATCGCAGGCATGGGTTTCGACGTCGTCTACCTGACCCCGATCCATCCGATCGGCACGACGCACCGCAAGGGCAAGAACAACTCCCTGGAGGCCGCCCCCGGCGATCCGGGCTCGCCCTACGGCATCGGTTCCCCCGAGGGCGGCCATGACGCCATCCATCCCGAACTCGGCGACTTTGCCGATTTCGACCGCTTCGTTGAGCGCGCCCGAGGCCTCGGCCTGGAGGTCGCTCTCGACCTGGCCCTCCAGTGCTCGCCCGATCACCCGTGGGTCAAGGATCACCCCGAGTGGTTCACGACGCGCGCCGACGGCACCATCGCGTATGCGGAGAACCCGCCGAAGAAGTACCAGGACATCTACCCCCTGAACTTCGACAACGACCCCGAGGGCATCTACCAGGCGGTGCGCGACGTCATCGAGCTGTGGATCAACCACGGCGTGACGATCTTCCGCGTCGACAACCCGCACACGAAGCCCATCCCCTTCTGGGAGCGCCTGCTCGCCGACATCAAGGCGCAGTACCCGGGCACGCTCTTCCTGGCCGAGGCCTTCACGCGCCCCGCCATGATGCGCACCCTCGGCGCGATCGGCTTCGATCAGTCCTACACCTACTTCGCGTGGAGGACCGAGAAGGAGGAGATCGAGGAATACCTGCGCGAAATCTCCGAAGAGACCGCGCACCTCATGCGCCCCGCCTTCTGGCCCACCACGCATGACATTCTCACCCCGCAGATGTGGGACGGCGGCACCGCGATCTTCGCGATCCGTGCGATGCTCGCAGCCCTGGGGGCACCCACATGGGGCATCTACTCCGGCTACGAATTCGTGGAGAACGAGCCGCGCGGCACCTACCAGGAGCCCAACAACAACGAGAAGTACGAGTTCCGCCCGCGCCGCTGGGAGGACGCCGAGCCGATCGGCATCTCGCGCCTGTTCACGCTGCTCAACGCCGCGCGAGCCAAGCACCCCGCGCTGCGCCAGCTCCACCAGATCCGCATCCACCCGACCTCCTCGGATCGCCTCATCGCGTTCTCGCGTCAGATGCCCGGCAAGTTCACGTCGGACGGCAAGCCCGACACCGTCATCTGCGTGATCTCCCTGGATCCGCACAACGGCGTGGACGCCTCGGTCGAGCTCGATCTGGAGGCGATGGGCCTGGCCACCCCGGGTGGTCACATTACGGTCGTCGACGAGCTGGACGGTCGCTCCTATGTGTGGGGCTCGTCCAACTGGGTGTCGCTGTCCCCCGTGACGCGCCTGGGCCACGTCTTCAAGGTCGAGCCCGCGCACTCTTCGCCCTGGGCACAGGCCTAA
- the trpS gene encoding tryptophan--tRNA ligase, whose amino-acid sequence MTRSEDALETATSDASLARSKARSAEIDLAIDQDPSRFRILTGDRPTGHLHLGHYFGTLRNRVLLQNRGVETWVLVADYQVITDRDGVGPIRERVLGLVADYLAAGIDPERSTIFNHSAVPALNQLMLPFLSLVTESELHRNPTVKAELEATEGRAMTGLMLTYPVHQAADILFCKANIVPVGQDQLPHLEQARLIAQRFDKRYGRATPERPVFPRPEALLSEVPLLLGTDGQKMSKSRGNTIELRMTADETAKILKKAKTDAERRITFDPEGRPEVSNLLMLASLATGEAPEAIADRIGDSGAGMLKSLVTESLNEMLAPLRERRAELIANEDYLLSILHAGNERANEQADQTLSEVRTAMQMVY is encoded by the coding sequence ATGACTCGCAGTGAAGATGCCCTGGAAACCGCAACCTCTGATGCCTCGCTGGCCCGCTCGAAGGCCCGCAGCGCCGAGATCGACCTGGCGATCGACCAGGACCCCTCGCGTTTCCGCATCCTCACGGGTGACCGCCCGACCGGCCACCTGCACCTGGGCCACTACTTCGGCACGCTGCGTAACCGCGTGCTCCTGCAGAACCGCGGCGTTGAGACCTGGGTTCTGGTCGCCGACTACCAGGTGATCACCGACCGCGATGGCGTGGGCCCGATCCGTGAGCGCGTCCTCGGCCTCGTCGCCGACTACCTGGCCGCGGGCATCGACCCCGAGCGGTCCACGATCTTCAACCACTCGGCGGTTCCGGCCCTCAACCAGCTGATGCTGCCGTTCCTCTCCCTGGTCACCGAGTCGGAGCTGCACCGCAACCCGACCGTGAAGGCCGAGCTGGAGGCGACCGAGGGCCGCGCGATGACGGGCCTCATGCTGACCTACCCGGTCCACCAGGCCGCCGACATCCTCTTCTGCAAGGCGAACATCGTGCCCGTGGGCCAGGACCAGCTCCCCCACCTGGAGCAGGCCCGCCTGATCGCCCAGCGCTTCGACAAGCGCTACGGCCGCGCCACCCCCGAGCGCCCCGTGTTCCCCCGTCCGGAGGCTCTCCTCTCCGAGGTCCCGCTGCTGCTCGGCACGGACGGCCAGAAGATGTCGAAGTCGCGCGGCAATACGATCGAGCTGCGTATGACCGCGGACGAGACCGCGAAGATCCTCAAGAAGGCGAAGACCGACGCAGAGCGCCGCATCACCTTCGATCCGGAGGGCCGTCCCGAGGTCTCCAACCTGCTCATGCTGGCCTCCCTGGCCACGGGCGAAGCCCCCGAGGCGATCGCGGACCGCATCGGGGACTCGGGCGCCGGTATGCTCAAGTCCCTCGTCACCGAGTCCCTCAACGAGATGCTCGCCCCCCTGCGCGAGCGCCGCGCCGAGCTCATCGCGAACGAGGACTACCTACTGTCCATCCTGCACGCCGGCAACGAGCGCGCCAACGAACAGGCTGATCAGACCCTGTCCGAGGTGCGCACGGCCATGCAGATGGTCTACTGA
- the glgX gene encoding glycogen debranching protein GlgX, translated as MSERSGSSSVPIVRVTEPNPVPTRLGVFPSGNGLDVAVVARAASGVDMCIFDEAGAETRFALLGPKTGIWHGHIPGYGAGTRYGFRVHGTWDPDGGQFYNSHKLLLDPYGRGLDGVVDMKPAVYAHCVDEDLYPSEYPLRRSPIDSAPYMPRSVVVEPSFPIAPQPHTPWETTVIYEIHVKGFTKNMPGVPAELRGTYAGLAHPASVSYLKDLGVTAVELLPVHAKCDEPFLTERGLTNYWGYSTLSFFAPEPSYASEASRERGAQAVVDEFRGMVSLLHQAGIEVILDVVYNHTCEGGDAGPSLSWRGLDSDMYYRHTTSRPVQTIDVTGTGNTINVDHPKTIQMVLDSLRYWVREMGVDGFRFDLAATLGRFSTGFSPMHPLLIAMATDEVLAHSKLIAEPWDVGPGGWQTGNFPVPFSEWNDHYRGALRNFWLADVRAQASGHVVSGPNDLATRLSGSQDVFEHGLGRLRGPRASINFVTAHDGFTLADLTAYDRKHNTANLENNRDGSDDNRSWNHGVEGTLASNGTHPNADTPYAILSDMTIADLRARSQRNILATMFVSSGTPMLTGGDEFGRTQYGNNNAYCQDDPISWVDWDLAESQHAQIDAVSWLIALRKAHPVLRPDRFATGTPRNGDTIADLSWYTAQGMPMPDYGWTDWHHRTFQMLRSGVTWGDRDALIIINANLDSAEVTLPEGHDLDWLVAYSTVWATPAEGGVGSTLNPAELSLEVEHVTPRSTLTIEPLSVTILLSDVAFQPES; from the coding sequence GGTGCGGGCACCCGCTACGGTTTCCGCGTGCACGGCACCTGGGATCCTGACGGCGGCCAGTTCTATAACTCGCACAAGCTTCTCCTCGACCCCTACGGCCGAGGCCTCGACGGCGTGGTGGACATGAAGCCTGCGGTCTACGCGCACTGCGTGGATGAGGACCTCTACCCCTCCGAGTACCCGCTGCGCCGCTCCCCCATCGACTCCGCGCCGTATATGCCGCGCTCGGTCGTCGTAGAGCCCTCCTTCCCGATCGCGCCGCAGCCCCACACGCCGTGGGAGACCACCGTCATCTACGAGATCCACGTCAAGGGCTTCACGAAGAACATGCCCGGTGTGCCCGCGGAGCTGCGCGGCACCTACGCAGGCCTGGCTCACCCTGCCTCCGTGTCCTACCTGAAGGACTTGGGCGTCACCGCCGTCGAGCTGCTGCCCGTCCACGCGAAGTGCGACGAGCCCTTCCTCACCGAACGAGGCCTGACGAACTACTGGGGGTACTCGACCCTCTCTTTCTTCGCCCCCGAGCCCTCCTACGCCAGCGAGGCCTCGCGCGAGCGCGGCGCCCAGGCGGTCGTCGACGAGTTCCGCGGCATGGTCTCGCTCCTGCACCAGGCGGGCATCGAGGTCATTCTCGACGTTGTCTACAACCACACGTGTGAGGGCGGCGACGCCGGTCCGTCCCTGTCCTGGCGCGGTCTCGACTCCGACATGTACTACCGTCACACCACCTCGCGCCCGGTCCAGACGATCGACGTGACGGGCACGGGCAACACCATCAACGTGGACCATCCGAAGACCATTCAGATGGTGCTGGATTCGCTGCGCTACTGGGTCCGCGAGATGGGCGTGGATGGTTTCCGCTTCGACCTGGCGGCCACGCTCGGCCGTTTCTCGACGGGCTTCAGCCCCATGCACCCGCTCCTCATCGCGATGGCGACGGACGAGGTCCTGGCCCACTCGAAGCTGATCGCCGAGCCGTGGGACGTGGGTCCGGGCGGCTGGCAGACGGGTAACTTCCCCGTCCCCTTCTCCGAGTGGAACGACCACTACCGCGGCGCCCTGCGTAACTTCTGGCTGGCGGACGTGCGCGCCCAGGCCTCGGGCCATGTCGTCTCCGGCCCCAACGACCTGGCGACCCGCCTGTCCGGTTCCCAGGACGTCTTCGAGCACGGCCTGGGCCGTCTGCGCGGTCCCCGCGCCTCGATCAACTTTGTGACGGCCCACGACGGCTTCACGCTCGCGGACCTGACTGCCTACGACCGCAAGCACAACACGGCGAACCTGGAGAACAACCGGGACGGGTCAGACGACAACCGCTCGTGGAACCACGGCGTGGAGGGCACACTTGCTTCGAACGGCACACACCCGAATGCCGACACCCCCTACGCGATCCTCTCCGACATGACGATCGCCGACCTGCGCGCCCGCTCACAGCGCAACATCCTGGCGACGATGTTCGTCTCCTCGGGCACGCCCATGCTGACGGGCGGCGACGAGTTCGGCCGCACCCAGTACGGCAACAACAACGCCTACTGCCAGGATGACCCGATCTCGTGGGTCGACTGGGACCTGGCCGAGAGCCAGCACGCACAGATTGACGCCGTCTCCTGGCTGATCGCCCTGCGCAAGGCCCACCCGGTCCTGCGTCCTGACCGCTTCGCGACCGGCACCCCCCGTAACGGAGACACGATCGCCGACCTGTCCTGGTACACCGCCCAGGGCATGCCCATGCCGGACTACGGCTGGACGGACTGGCACCACCGCACGTTCCAGATGCTGCGCTCGGGCGTGACGTGGGGCGACCGCGACGCGCTCATCATCATCAACGCGAACCTGGACAGCGCCGAGGTCACCCTGCCCGAGGGCCATGACCTGGACTGGCTCGTCGCCTACTCGACCGTGTGGGCCACTCCTGCCGAGGGCGGTGTCGGCTCCACGCTCAACCCGGCTGAGCTTTCTCTCGAGGTCGAGCACGTGACCCCGCGTTCGACGCTGACGATCGAGCCTCTCTCCGTCACCATCCTGCTCTCCGACGTGGCATTCCAGCCCGAGAGCTGA